One genomic window of Tatumella citrea includes the following:
- the rsmB gene encoding 16S rRNA (cytosine(967)-C(5))-methyltransferase RsmB has protein sequence MKKTTNLRSLAARLIEQVVDKGQSLSAILPAAQKGLSDKDSALLQEICFGIARTLPQLDALIGKLMERPLTGKQRTLHYLLMVGIYQMLYTRIPAHAILAETVEGAVVLKRQSLKGLINGVLREFQRRQTELLDSLEGQSVTLLHPSWLIKRLQSGWPEQWQQIIDANNQRPPMWLRVNRQHHSRDEWLALLNEEAMTGHTDPLSTDAIRLEKPAGVSQLPGFADGWVTVQDLSAQRCAQYLEPQDGEDILDLCAAPGGKTTHILEIAPDSRVMAVDVDAQRLSRVTENLARLRMKAEVKQGDGRTPSEWCGDRQFDRILLDAPCSATGVIRRHPDIKWLRRDNDIAELATLQAEILEAVWPHLKAGGTMIYATCSVLPQENHLQISAFLQRHPEAQAVTLPGGEKNGLQVFPEQNGGDGFFYAKLIKSA, from the coding sequence ATGAAAAAAACAACAAATCTGCGCAGTCTGGCTGCCAGACTGATTGAGCAGGTGGTCGATAAAGGCCAGTCACTCAGCGCAATATTGCCTGCGGCCCAGAAAGGGCTGAGCGATAAAGACAGCGCATTGCTGCAGGAAATTTGTTTCGGTATCGCCCGGACATTGCCACAATTAGATGCACTTATTGGCAAACTGATGGAACGACCGTTAACCGGTAAGCAAAGAACTCTGCATTATCTGTTGATGGTCGGTATCTATCAGATGCTATACACGCGAATTCCGGCCCATGCCATTCTTGCTGAAACCGTAGAAGGCGCGGTTGTTCTGAAAAGGCAAAGCCTGAAAGGACTGATAAACGGAGTTTTACGCGAATTTCAGCGGCGCCAGACAGAGTTGCTGGACAGTCTGGAAGGACAAAGCGTGACTCTGCTGCATCCCTCATGGTTAATCAAACGGTTGCAGTCAGGCTGGCCAGAGCAATGGCAACAAATTATTGATGCAAATAATCAACGCCCACCAATGTGGCTGAGGGTAAACCGCCAGCATCATAGTCGGGATGAGTGGCTGGCACTTCTGAATGAAGAAGCAATGACAGGCCATACTGATCCATTGTCGACTGATGCTATCCGGCTTGAAAAACCTGCGGGTGTGAGCCAGCTACCCGGTTTTGCTGATGGCTGGGTAACAGTGCAGGACCTTTCGGCACAACGCTGTGCACAGTATCTTGAGCCACAGGATGGTGAAGATATTCTGGACTTGTGTGCTGCACCTGGTGGTAAAACGACTCATATTCTTGAAATTGCGCCAGACTCACGAGTGATGGCCGTGGATGTTGATGCACAGCGCCTGAGTCGGGTCACCGAAAATCTGGCCAGACTTCGCATGAAAGCAGAAGTAAAGCAGGGTGATGGCAGAACACCGTCAGAATGGTGCGGAGATCGCCAGTTTGACAGGATTTTACTTGATGCCCCTTGTTCTGCAACGGGTGTTATTCGTCGTCATCCGGATATAAAATGGCTCCGGCGCGATAATGACATTGCTGAACTTGCAACCCTGCAGGCAGAAATTCTGGAAGCTGTATGGCCACATCTTAAAGCTGGCGGCACAATGATTTATGCAACCTGCTCAGTACTGCCACAGGAAAATCACCTGCAGATTTCCGCATTTCTGCAACGCCACCCGGAGGCTCAGGC
- the fmt gene encoding methionyl-tRNA formyltransferase, translating into MSDSLKIIFAGTPDFAARHLDALFASEHQVVGVFTQPDRPAGRGKKLVASPVKTLAEAHQIPVFQPASLRQPENQQLIADLDADIMVVVAYGLLLPEVVLNMPRLGCINVHGSLLPRWRGAAPIQRALWAGDQQTGVTIMQMDVGLDTGDMLYKLTCPIGPDDTSASLYDALAQLGPQGMLQTLQQLATGTAHAEKQDEALATYASKLSKEEAKLDWSLPAVQLERCIRAFNPWPVSYLMIEDQPVKVWKATVLPHQDARPGTVVQTDKHGIQIATTDGVLQLEILQPAGKKPMPAKDLLNSRQEWFTPGTAPGSGS; encoded by the coding sequence GTGTCCGACTCCTTAAAAATCATTTTCGCCGGCACCCCTGACTTTGCAGCGCGTCATCTTGACGCGCTGTTTGCTTCTGAGCATCAGGTCGTGGGTGTCTTTACTCAGCCGGACCGTCCGGCAGGCCGTGGAAAGAAGCTGGTAGCAAGCCCGGTAAAAACGCTTGCCGAAGCACATCAAATTCCTGTATTTCAGCCGGCCTCATTACGTCAGCCTGAGAACCAGCAACTGATTGCTGATTTGGATGCCGATATCATGGTGGTGGTTGCCTATGGCTTATTGTTGCCAGAAGTAGTCCTGAATATGCCACGACTCGGGTGTATTAATGTCCACGGCTCACTGTTACCACGTTGGCGGGGAGCGGCTCCTATTCAGCGCGCACTCTGGGCCGGAGATCAACAGACAGGCGTTACCATCATGCAGATGGATGTCGGCCTGGATACCGGAGATATGCTGTACAAACTCACCTGCCCGATAGGCCCTGATGATACCAGCGCGTCACTCTATGATGCTCTGGCACAACTTGGACCGCAGGGGATGTTACAGACACTACAGCAGTTGGCTACCGGAACCGCTCACGCCGAAAAACAGGATGAAGCTCTGGCAACTTATGCCAGTAAGCTGAGTAAAGAAGAAGCAAAGCTGGACTGGTCATTACCTGCTGTGCAGCTGGAAAGATGTATTCGCGCCTTTAACCCCTGGCCGGTCAGCTACTTAATGATTGAAGATCAGCCAGTAAAAGTCTGGAAAGCTACTGTTCTGCCACATCAGGATGCCAGACCGGGAACAGTGGTACAGACAGATAAGCACGGAATCCAGATCGCCACGACAGATGGTGTATTGCAGCTTGAAATACTCCAGCCGGCCGGCAAAAAACCCATGCCCGCAAAAGATCTGCTGAATTCACGCCAGGAGTGGTTTACCCCTGGTACTGCTCCGGGTTCAGGCAGTTAA
- the def gene encoding peptide deformylase: MSVLQVLHFPDERLRTVAAPVKEVNKDIQRIVDDMFETMYAEEGIGLAATQVDIHQRIIVIDVSENREQQLVLINPELLEQSGETGIEEGCLSIPEQRALIPRSERVKIRALNREGETYELETDGLLAICIQHEMDHLMGKLFVDYLSPLKRQRIRQKLEKLARQTTRAS; encoded by the coding sequence ATGTCAGTTTTACAGGTATTACATTTCCCAGACGAGCGACTCCGTACAGTTGCTGCGCCAGTTAAAGAAGTAAACAAAGATATTCAGCGCATTGTTGATGACATGTTCGAAACAATGTATGCGGAAGAAGGTATCGGGCTGGCCGCTACACAGGTTGATATCCATCAGCGAATTATCGTTATCGATGTTTCTGAAAACCGCGAACAGCAGCTGGTACTGATAAACCCTGAGTTGCTTGAACAAAGCGGTGAAACCGGAATTGAAGAGGGATGCCTTTCTATTCCGGAACAACGAGCATTAATCCCACGTTCTGAGCGGGTAAAAATTCGGGCGCTGAACCGCGAAGGTGAAACTTATGAACTGGAAACAGACGGCTTACTGGCTATCTGTATTCAGCATGAGATGGATCATCTGATGGGCAAATTATTTGTCGATTATTTGTCTCCATTAAAACGTCAGCGTATCCGTCAGAAACTGGAAAAACTTGCCCGGCAAACGACCAGAGCTTCCTGA
- the dprA gene encoding DNA-protecting protein DprA has translation MDTMEKWLRLGAVHGLKYSLRVEVANRLEQQTTVTHSFLRSMSFSDQQCRQFLNSDTSQITLTRKWLEADEHHFLTLNDPCYPRLLAEASGCPLYLFVAGDPAVLSSPQIAIVGSRQCSRYGQHWTDFFAGAFSVSGFTLTSGLALGIDSVAHRAALVSGGKTIAVLGSGLLNIYPRQHRELSREIIRQGGALVSEFPLNATAHPGHFPRRNRIISGLSLGVLVTEARMKSGSLITARYALEQNRNVYALPGPVAKPECEGPHWLIQQGALLVSHPNDILEDLQIGYHSLRFSVSEQINSSEYGTVPLPFAGVLANVEDEVTPVDVVAERAGQPVPVIAAILLELELAGWIAAVPGGYVRLRRACHVRRTYVLV, from the coding sequence GTGGATACCATGGAAAAATGGCTGCGCCTTGGTGCGGTTCACGGACTGAAATATTCCCTGAGAGTCGAAGTGGCTAACCGTCTGGAACAGCAGACGACAGTGACGCACTCTTTCTTACGATCAATGTCGTTTTCTGACCAGCAGTGCCGGCAGTTTCTGAACAGTGATACGTCTCAGATTACCCTTACCCGTAAATGGCTTGAAGCAGATGAGCATCATTTTTTAACCCTCAATGATCCCTGCTATCCACGTTTGTTGGCCGAAGCCAGCGGTTGCCCGCTGTATCTGTTTGTTGCAGGTGACCCGGCAGTACTTTCATCCCCGCAGATAGCTATTGTTGGAAGCAGGCAATGTAGCCGCTATGGTCAGCACTGGACTGACTTTTTTGCCGGAGCATTCTCTGTTAGCGGCTTTACCCTCACCAGTGGGCTGGCATTAGGGATTGACAGTGTGGCACATCGTGCCGCTTTAGTTTCAGGTGGTAAAACCATTGCTGTGTTAGGTAGCGGGTTGCTAAATATCTACCCCCGACAACATCGGGAACTCAGCCGTGAGATTATCAGGCAAGGCGGGGCTCTCGTTTCTGAATTCCCTTTGAATGCGACGGCACATCCCGGTCATTTCCCTCGTCGTAACCGTATTATCAGTGGCCTGAGTCTGGGGGTTCTGGTGACTGAAGCCCGGATGAAAAGTGGCTCACTGATTACTGCTCGCTACGCTCTCGAGCAAAACCGAAATGTTTATGCTTTGCCGGGACCGGTTGCGAAACCTGAATGTGAAGGTCCGCACTGGCTTATTCAGCAAGGTGCTTTACTGGTCTCTCACCCGAATGACATCCTGGAAGATTTGCAGATTGGTTATCATTCGTTGCGGTTTTCGGTCTCTGAACAAATAAATTCGTCAGAGTATGGCACTGTTCCATTGCCATTTGCTGGTGTGTTGGCTAACGTAGAAGATGAGGTTACACCTGTTGACGTCGTCGCTGAACGTGCCGGCCAACCTGTGCCAGTGATTGCAGCCATATTGTTAGAACTGGAGTTAGCAGGATGGATCGCAGCTGTACCCGGCGGCTATGTCCGTTTAAGGAGGGCATGCCATGTTCGACGTACTTATGTACTTGTTTGA
- the smg gene encoding DUF494 family protein Smg, with translation MFDVLMYLFETYIHTEADSQVDQDRLTDDLTEAGFDQEDIANALKWLEKLADYQEGLVEPIQMVCDPLSMRIYTEEECRKLDADCRGFLLFLEQVQVLNLETREMVIERVTALDTQEFELDDLKWVVLMVLFNIPGCEDAYQQMEELLFDANDSILH, from the coding sequence ATGTTCGACGTACTTATGTACTTGTTTGAGACCTATATCCATACCGAGGCAGATTCGCAGGTTGACCAGGACAGGCTGACAGATGATTTAACCGAAGCCGGTTTTGATCAGGAAGATATTGCGAATGCGTTAAAGTGGCTTGAGAAACTGGCGGATTATCAGGAAGGACTGGTAGAACCGATCCAGATGGTGTGTGATCCGCTATCAATGCGTATCTACACTGAAGAAGAGTGCCGGAAACTGGATGCTGACTGCCGTGGATTCTTGTTATTCCTTGAGCAGGTTCAGGTGTTGAACCTGGAAACTCGTGAAATGGTGATAGAACGTGTCACTGCTCTCGATACCCAGGAATTTGAGCTTGATGATCTTAAATGGGTTGTGCTGATGGTACTGTTTAACATTCCGGGATGTGAGGATGCTTATCAGCAAATGGAAGAGTTACTTTTCGATGCCAATGACAGTATCCTGCACTGA
- a CDS encoding DNA topoisomerase family protein, which produces MNKTALFAVRHQENCPVCGAELVIRSGKHGPFAGCSAHPACEYIRPLGPRNDAHIIKILEGIACPECGADKALRQGRYGMFIGCSNYPECPHTETIDQPDETGIACPQCYQGTLVQRRSRYGKSFHSCSRYPDCQFALNTLPVAGECLTCHFPLLTEKKTARGTRLICANKLCGKPVPEDNQEE; this is translated from the coding sequence ATGAATAAAACAGCACTGTTTGCTGTGCGTCATCAGGAAAACTGCCCCGTCTGCGGGGCAGAGTTAGTTATACGTTCAGGTAAACATGGTCCGTTTGCAGGTTGTTCTGCACACCCTGCCTGCGAGTATATTCGTCCGTTGGGACCACGGAACGATGCTCATATTATTAAAATTCTGGAAGGTATTGCCTGTCCGGAATGTGGAGCTGATAAAGCGCTGCGGCAGGGGCGATATGGAATGTTTATCGGCTGCAGTAATTATCCGGAGTGTCCTCATACTGAGACTATTGATCAGCCAGATGAAACCGGTATTGCCTGTCCGCAGTGCTATCAGGGGACCTTAGTCCAGCGCCGTTCCCGTTACGGGAAGTCTTTTCATTCCTGCAGTCGATACCCTGATTGTCAATTTGCCTTAAATACACTCCCGGTTGCAGGGGAATGTCTGACCTGTCATTTTCCGTTGTTAACAGAAAAGAAGACAGCCAGGGGAACGCGTTTAATCTGCGCCAATAAATTATGCGGGAAACCTGTTCCCGAAGATAACCAGGAAGAATAG
- the tsaC gene encoding L-threonylcarbamoyladenylate synthase type 1 TsaC: MSSDSVSESLQRCVEQLRKNSVIAYPTEAVFGLGCDPDSEQAVMALLAIKKRPVEKGLILIAASYQQLMPYIRDEDLTAEQRDRMFSHWPGPVTFVVPSAAPRWLTGKFDSLAIRVSDHPDVQKLCASFGKPLVSTSANLSGQEPCRNVEEVISQFGADFPVLRGVTGGRNNPSEIRNVITGELVRQG; encoded by the coding sequence ATGTCCAGCGATTCAGTATCAGAGTCTTTACAGCGTTGCGTTGAGCAATTACGCAAAAATTCAGTTATTGCTTATCCTACTGAAGCAGTGTTTGGCTTGGGGTGTGATCCGGACAGTGAGCAGGCGGTAATGGCACTGCTGGCAATTAAGAAGCGTCCGGTAGAAAAAGGCCTGATACTCATTGCAGCCAGTTACCAGCAACTGATGCCGTATATCCGTGATGAAGATCTGACTGCAGAACAGCGGGATCGCATGTTTTCCCACTGGCCGGGGCCCGTGACGTTTGTTGTGCCATCCGCAGCTCCTCGCTGGCTGACCGGTAAATTTGATTCTCTGGCAATCAGAGTCAGTGATCATCCTGATGTTCAAAAACTCTGTGCTTCTTTTGGTAAACCTCTGGTTTCAACCAGCGCAAATCTGTCCGGTCAGGAGCCCTGCCGGAATGTAGAGGAAGTTATCAGCCAGTTTGGTGCTGATTTTCCTGTATTGCGTGGAGTCACCGGCGGGAGAAATAATCCTTCTGAGATCCGTAACGTCATTACCGGTGAGCTTGTCCGGCAGGGGTAG
- the aroE gene encoding shikimate dehydrogenase has translation MEPFVVFGNPINHSKSPFIHQLFAMQTGIEHRYGRVLVPLGEFEPIVEEFFRQGGKGANVTLPFKQDACAMADELTERASLSKAVNTLKLLPDGKLLGDNTDGIGLLNDLQRLQMITPQFHVLLVGAGGAARGVILPLLAFGCRITITNRTLSRAETLVETYQHAGTILASEHGKLDQHYDLIINATSSGVTGEVPALPGSIFTANTHCYDMFYQQGKTPFLSLAAQHGVTSLADGVGMLVGQAAHAFFLWHGVMPEIGPVTEAVSQSLKS, from the coding sequence ATGGAACCGTTTGTTGTCTTTGGCAATCCGATAAATCACAGTAAATCACCATTTATTCATCAGCTGTTTGCCATGCAAACGGGCATTGAGCATCGGTACGGGCGGGTTCTTGTTCCTCTCGGAGAATTTGAACCGATCGTGGAAGAGTTTTTCCGCCAGGGGGGGAAGGGGGCCAATGTGACCTTACCCTTTAAGCAGGATGCTTGTGCAATGGCTGATGAACTGACTGAACGAGCGTCATTATCCAAAGCGGTAAATACGCTCAAATTGCTGCCTGACGGGAAATTGCTCGGTGATAATACTGACGGAATCGGTTTGCTGAATGATTTGCAACGCCTGCAGATGATTACTCCGCAATTTCATGTTCTCCTGGTCGGCGCTGGTGGTGCAGCAAGAGGCGTTATTTTGCCATTACTGGCATTCGGCTGCAGGATCACGATAACCAACCGCACTTTATCCAGAGCTGAAACGCTGGTGGAAACTTACCAGCATGCAGGGACTATTTTGGCCAGTGAGCATGGTAAGTTAGATCAACACTATGATCTGATTATTAATGCAACTTCCAGCGGAGTCACAGGTGAAGTGCCTGCGTTACCAGGGAGTATCTTTACCGCAAATACTCACTGCTACGATATGTTCTATCAACAAGGAAAAACACCGTTTCTTTCTCTGGCAGCCCAGCATGGTGTTACCAGTCTGGCTGATGGTGTCGGAATGCTGGTGGGACAGGCGGCACATGCATTCTTTCTCTGGCATGGTGTGATGCCGGAAATTGGACCGGTAACTGAAGCTGTCAGTCAGTCTCTGAAGTCATGA
- a CDS encoding DUF1488 family protein yields the protein MNQSIQFPDREEWDDVRKAVCFPALSNGMQLQCAVSATELYRRFGDGPALDLFREYRWDIEEEMESVIAADHDDQDGWFWLSSER from the coding sequence ATGAACCAGTCAATTCAGTTCCCTGATCGTGAAGAATGGGATGACGTCCGGAAAGCGGTATGTTTTCCGGCGCTGTCTAATGGCATGCAGCTCCAGTGTGCTGTCAGCGCAACAGAACTGTATCGGCGATTTGGCGATGGCCCTGCATTAGATCTGTTCCGTGAATATCGCTGGGATATAGAAGAAGAGATGGAGTCGGTCATCGCTGCTGATCATGATGATCAGGATGGATGGTTCTGGTTATCCTCTGAAAGATAG
- a CDS encoding gamma carbonic anhydrase family protein gives MLINNDEGISVMAVNPLRPFAGIFPQTGTNVMVDPSSVVIGNVVIGDNTSIWPLVVARGDVNRIEIGSRTNIQDGSVLHVSHCSEKNPQGHPLLIGNDVTVGHKAMLHGCTIKDRVLVGMGSILLDGAYIEEDVMIGAGSLVPPGKRLTSGYLYLGSPVKQIRPLTEEEKQGLLVSAKNYVKWKDDYLSEDNQNHPS, from the coding sequence ATGTTAATAAATAACGATGAGGGAATTTCAGTTATGGCCGTAAATCCGTTACGCCCTTTTGCCGGTATCTTTCCACAAACCGGAACGAATGTGATGGTAGATCCCTCCAGCGTAGTCATTGGTAATGTTGTGATTGGTGATAACACTAGTATCTGGCCATTAGTCGTTGCCCGGGGTGATGTAAACCGAATAGAGATTGGCTCGCGCACAAATATCCAGGATGGTTCAGTTTTACATGTCAGCCATTGCTCAGAGAAAAATCCGCAAGGACACCCTTTACTAATAGGCAATGATGTTACTGTCGGACATAAAGCCATGCTTCATGGCTGCACTATTAAGGACCGGGTGTTAGTTGGTATGGGATCGATTCTGCTGGATGGAGCTTATATAGAAGAAGATGTAATGATTGGGGCCGGTAGCCTGGTGCCTCCGGGTAAGCGGCTGACCAGTGGTTATCTATATCTGGGCAGCCCGGTAAAACAGATCCGCCCGCTGACTGAAGAAGAAAAACAAGGGCTGCTGGTTTCTGCAAAAAATTACGTAAAGTGGAAAGATGACTATCTTTCAGAGGATAACCAGAACCATCCATCCTGA
- a CDS encoding polysaccharide deacetylase family protein: MTQKADLILTLNEHRRYDSTGGESQSFSWPEGKGLAVYVAMNLEHFSFGCTEGAKISQAANSLDILNYSWRDYGNRVGGWHLADLFERLGIPPAVIANTSLLEHYPELLQRWTALPGSELIGHGHTNSQRQGDLSLEDESRLISYCQQQLSSYQGKKVSGWLSPWISESHDTPDLLKQHDFEYTLNWAHDDKPVTMNTGHGELLSVPYPQEINDIPTIIPNGTSIDTFCQMIEDQFAELLERSKFSPQVMGIALHPYIVGQPFRFYRLKKTLTDLMLRQNEFWLTTPGEIARHYHRLKAE, encoded by the coding sequence ATGACACAGAAAGCTGACCTTATACTGACGTTAAATGAGCATCGCCGTTATGATTCTACAGGTGGAGAGTCACAGTCATTTAGCTGGCCGGAAGGAAAAGGCCTTGCGGTCTATGTTGCGATGAACCTTGAGCATTTCTCCTTTGGATGTACAGAGGGGGCCAAAATATCGCAAGCTGCAAACTCACTGGATATTCTGAATTACAGCTGGCGTGATTACGGAAATCGCGTTGGAGGCTGGCATCTGGCTGACCTGTTTGAACGGCTGGGAATACCGCCGGCAGTCATCGCCAATACCTCACTGCTGGAACATTACCCGGAATTGCTACAACGCTGGACTGCATTGCCGGGCAGCGAATTGATTGGTCACGGCCATACAAATTCGCAGAGACAAGGTGATCTGAGCTTAGAAGATGAATCCAGATTGATCAGTTACTGTCAGCAACAACTGAGCAGCTACCAGGGGAAAAAAGTTTCCGGCTGGCTGTCACCCTGGATATCTGAAAGTCATGATACGCCGGATTTGCTGAAGCAACATGATTTCGAATATACCCTTAACTGGGCCCATGATGATAAACCTGTCACAATGAATACCGGTCATGGAGAGCTACTTTCGGTTCCTTATCCTCAGGAAATCAACGATATACCTACAATCATCCCGAACGGAACCTCGATCGACACCTTCTGCCAGATGATTGAGGATCAGTTTGCAGAATTGCTGGAAAGGAGTAAATTTTCTCCTCAGGTGATGGGAATTGCTCTGCACCCTTATATTGTTGGACAACCCTTCCGTTTTTACCGGTTAAAGAAAACGCTGACTGATCTGATGTTGCGACAGAATGAATTCTGGCTGACAACTCCCGGAGAAATTGCCCGCCATTATCATCGTCTGAAAGCTGAATAA
- a CDS encoding threonine aldolase family protein: protein MIDLRSDTVTSPTEAMWQAMREATLGDDTLEGDPTVARLETLAAKLTGKPAALFVTSGTMGNVISALTHNQRGGLEAIVDSQAHMLLSEAGGLSCLAGLFCNAITSHRGEMDLQQLKIKLRGSYSRYGGPTALVCMETSHNHSGGSVLSNDYLHEVSRLSRESGVPVHIDGARVCNAAVASGRSLEEIASCADSITFCLSKGLSAPMGSVLAGDEAFIQRARTFRRMVGGGLRQAGIMAAAGIVALEQGIPRLEEDHKTAQMIWQELRHYNPSLVSEFPPQTNILQVTLCTESQDETEQFIRKLERNNVLCRAARPGVLRLVTHRHINLQQVPQIVAAFRHCLEMSH from the coding sequence ATGATTGATTTACGTAGTGATACCGTTACTTCACCCACAGAGGCAATGTGGCAGGCGATGAGAGAGGCCACTCTGGGTGATGATACTCTGGAAGGAGACCCAACCGTTGCCCGACTGGAAACTTTAGCGGCTAAACTTACCGGCAAGCCCGCCGCATTATTTGTCACCAGCGGCACTATGGGTAACGTTATTTCAGCGTTAACTCATAATCAGAGAGGCGGTCTTGAGGCGATTGTTGATAGCCAGGCCCATATGCTGCTTTCTGAAGCGGGGGGCTTATCTTGCCTGGCAGGTCTGTTTTGTAACGCTATCACCTCTCACCGTGGAGAGATGGACCTGCAACAGCTCAAAATTAAACTGCGTGGGAGTTATTCCCGGTACGGAGGCCCGACAGCATTAGTCTGTATGGAAACCAGCCACAACCACTCGGGAGGCAGCGTATTGTCTAATGACTATCTGCATGAAGTATCACGCCTCAGCAGAGAATCGGGGGTGCCGGTTCATATTGATGGAGCAAGAGTCTGTAATGCTGCTGTCGCCAGTGGCCGATCCCTGGAAGAAATAGCCTCCTGTGCAGACAGTATCACCTTTTGTTTATCTAAAGGGCTCAGTGCACCGATGGGTTCTGTACTTGCAGGTGATGAAGCATTTATTCAACGAGCCAGGACATTCCGAAGAATGGTCGGTGGAGGATTACGACAGGCTGGAATTATGGCCGCTGCCGGTATTGTTGCACTTGAACAAGGTATCCCGCGACTGGAAGAGGATCATAAAACAGCACAAATGATCTGGCAGGAATTACGACACTATAATCCATCGCTGGTCAGCGAGTTTCCGCCGCAGACCAATATACTGCAGGTAACTCTGTGCACCGAAAGTCAGGATGAAACCGAACAATTTATCCGCAAACTGGAGCGGAATAATGTGCTGTGTCGTGCAGCAAGGCCTGGCGTTCTCCGTCTGGTGACTCACCGGCATATCAACCTGCAACAGGTCCCACAGATTGTTGCGGCTTTCAGGCACTGCCTCGAAATGTCACACTGA
- a CDS encoding dicarboxylate/amino acid:cation symporter, with protein MQHAQLPARKSLRKRFPLPLQMLCGLILGALTGLLFPSFSSTLQPVGTAFIQAVKMIVVPLVFTAITLGICQMGKKVGQLGKVSLISMIYFFAATVVSVIIGLALNQIFHPGAGADLSQHASLPAHIAVSVDWTKFFLDMIPSNIVVAMSGGNLLPVLVFAALLGVALAVTGDRAKPLIDVLDALMGAVFKITDWIIALSPVAIFAIISWLLATKGVGTLIALAKLVGVMYLGLGILLLVFALLLLMIGERPVKAFREVSEPFLLAFATRSSEATLPLHIEKLIAHGVPKSIASLVLPLGYAFNRDGSILYFGLAVGFLADAYHVALSWPNLLSIIIVTTLASKGSANVPSGGLVAVAMVLSTIGVPIEALAVIAGVDAFLDMGRTALNVISNTVAVKLVMKWAKPESSEEVSEFQPLNTSQEHQ; from the coding sequence ATGCAACACGCTCAACTTCCCGCCAGGAAGTCGCTGAGGAAGCGTTTCCCCCTCCCCCTGCAAATGCTCTGTGGTCTGATACTTGGTGCACTCACTGGTCTGCTTTTTCCCAGTTTTTCCTCGACCCTTCAACCCGTGGGCACGGCTTTTATTCAGGCTGTAAAAATGATTGTGGTTCCGTTGGTCTTTACTGCAATCACTCTTGGCATTTGTCAGATGGGTAAAAAAGTTGGTCAGCTCGGTAAGGTCTCGCTGATCAGTATGATTTATTTTTTTGCTGCAACAGTGGTTTCGGTCATTATCGGACTGGCCCTCAACCAGATTTTTCACCCCGGCGCAGGGGCTGATTTGTCCCAACACGCTTCCCTGCCCGCACATATTGCGGTTTCAGTGGACTGGACGAAATTCTTCCTCGATATGATTCCGTCCAACATCGTTGTTGCTATGTCCGGAGGGAATCTGTTACCCGTGCTGGTCTTTGCAGCCTTATTGGGTGTGGCTTTAGCCGTTACCGGTGACAGAGCTAAACCTTTGATCGATGTATTAGATGCATTGATGGGCGCTGTGTTTAAAATTACAGACTGGATCATTGCCCTGTCTCCGGTCGCCATTTTCGCTATCATCTCATGGTTGCTGGCCACTAAAGGTGTCGGAACCCTGATAGCTCTGGCAAAACTGGTTGGTGTGATGTATCTGGGACTGGGAATTTTATTACTGGTATTTGCACTGCTACTGTTAATGATAGGTGAGCGACCGGTCAAAGCATTTCGTGAGGTAAGTGAGCCTTTCTTACTGGCTTTTGCCACACGCTCTTCAGAAGCAACCTTGCCCTTGCATATTGAAAAACTGATAGCTCACGGGGTCCCCAAAAGCATCGCGTCTCTGGTCCTTCCACTTGGCTATGCCTTTAACAGAGATGGCTCAATCCTCTATTTCGGTCTGGCTGTAGGCTTCCTGGCCGATGCTTACCATGTGGCATTAAGCTGGCCAAATCTGCTGTCAATCATCATTGTTACCACTCTGGCCAGTAAAGGCAGTGCAAACGTGCCTTCTGGTGGGCTGGTTGCCGTGGCAATGGTCCTCAGTACTATAGGCGTTCCCATCGAAGCTCTGGCGGTAATTGCCGGGGTAGATGCATTTCTGGATATGGGAAGAACGGCTTTAAATGTCATTAGTAATACTGTCGCCGTTAAACTGGTTATGAAATGGGCTAAACCGGAAAGTAGTGAAGAAGTTTCTGAGTTTCAGCCTCTTAACACATCACAGGAACACCAATGA